The Oceanithermus desulfurans sequence CCCGCGCAAGCGCCGCGGCTTCTTCGGCAGGAGGTAGGAGACCCATGGTAAAGATTCGTTTGGCTCGTTTCGGTTCGAAGTTCAACCCCCACTACCGCATCGTCGTCACCGACGTGCGCAAGAAGCGCGACGGTAAGTACATCGAGAAGATCGGGTACTACGACCCGCGCAAGACCACCCCGAACTGGTACAAGGTCGACGTCGAGCGCGCCCGGTACTGGCTCTCCGTCGGCGCCCAGCCCACCAACACCGCGCGCCGCATCCTCAAGCTGGCGGGCGTCTACCGCAAGGGCGAGCCCG is a genomic window containing:
- the rpsP gene encoding 30S ribosomal protein S16, with translation MVKIRLARFGSKFNPHYRIVVTDVRKKRDGKYIEKIGYYDPRKTTPNWYKVDVERARYWLSVGAQPTNTARRILKLAGVYRKGEPAPAEVAEEAAAES